The following coding sequences are from one Archocentrus centrarchus isolate MPI-CPG fArcCen1 chromosome 4, fArcCen1, whole genome shotgun sequence window:
- the LOC115779427 gene encoding dipeptidyl peptidase 9-like isoform X3 — protein sequence MTGVDELSDSTEVVEMEDVSSTQFQVEKHTWDGLRKIIHNSRKNTGVVINKAPHDFQFIQKDESSPHSHRIYYLGMPYASRENALLYSDIPKKIRKDALLVLSWKPMLDHFQASPHHGCFSREEELLRERKRLGVSGITSYDYHRPSGLFLFQANSSLYYCRDGGNNSFITSPKNPTEIKSQHLGTRMDPKICPGDPSFVGFINNNDIWVTSIETGEERRLTFCHKGIDNPKEDPKSAGVATFVTQEEFDRFTGYWWCPTAREEADGGKTLQILYEEVDESEVEIIHVPSPALEERKTDVYRYPHAGSKNPDITLKIAEIQTDSQGRIVSTQEKELPVPFTSLFPRAEYITRAGWTKDGRYAWAVLMDRRQQNLQLVLLPPELFIPAHQDEAKRQESLEALGDLVHPFVIYQETSDIWINVHDIFHPFIQTNDDEITFITVNESKTGFCHLYKITSVIQRGRYNWAKGYTHSEDDFKCPVKEEVTVTSGEWEVLANHGAKRSSSPQIWVDEAAKLVYFQGTKDSPLEHHLYVVSYESPGEIVRLTKPGFSHSCSVSQTFDMFISHYSSLTTAPCVHIYKLTGSDGDPLHKEPEFWASMMESSAFPLDGKPPEIFSFTGKSGFEVYGMLYKPEKLVPGRKHPTVVFVYGGPQVQLVNNSYKGVKYLRLSTLASLGYVVLVIDGRGSCQRGLKFEGAVKDKMGQVEIEDQVEGLNYIADKYKFVDLSRVAIHGWSYGGFLSLMGLIHRPDVFKVAIAGAPVTLWMAYDTGYTERYLDTPEKNQQGYEACSVALHVDKLPNEPNRLLILHGFLDENVHFFHTNFLVSQLIRAGKPYSLQVYPNERHSIRCPESGEHYEITLLHFLQQNL from the exons ATGACCGGAGTGGACGAGCtctcagacagcacagaggtggTGGAGATGGAGGACGTGAGTTCCACCCAGTTCCAGGTGGAGAAGCATACGTGGGATGGCCTGCGGAAGATCATCCACAACAGCCGTAAAAACACCGGCGTGGTTATCAACAAGGCACCGCACGACTTCCAGTTCATCCAGAAAGATGAGAGCAGTCCGCACTCTCACCGCATCTACTACCTTG GAATGCCTTACGCCAGCAGGGAAAATGCATTACTCTACTCTGACATTCCCAAGAAGATCCGCAAAGATGCCCTGCTGGTTTTGTCATGGAAACCAATGTTGGATCACTTTCAG GCCAGCCCTCACCACGGATGCTTCTCTCGGGAAGAAGAGCTGCTGCGAGAGAGGAAGCGTTTGGGGGTGTCTGGCATCACCTCCTATGACTACCACCGACCCAGcggcctcttcctgttccagGCCAACAGCAGTCTGTACTACTGCCGTGATGGCGGGAACAACAGCTTCATT acttCTCCAAAGAATCCCACAGAGATTAAGAGCCAGCATTTGGGCACACGCATGGACCCCAAGATATGCCCCGGTGACCCCAGCTTCGTCGGCTTCATCAACAACAATGACATCTGGGTGACCAGTATAGAGActggagaagagaggagacTCACCTTCTGCCACAAAG GTATTGATAACCCCAAAGAGGATCCAAAATCTGCCGGCGTAGCCACTTTTGTCACCCAGGAAGAGTTTGATCGCTTCACTGGATACTGGTGGTGTCCAACTGCTCGTGAAG AGGCGGATGGCGGTAAAACCCTGCAGATTCTGTATGAGGAAGTGGATGAGTCTGAGGTTGAGATCATCCATGTCCCGTCTCCGGCTCTGGAAGAGCGAAAGACGGATGTCTACAGATACCCACACGCAG GCAGCAAGAATCCTGATATCACCCTCAAAATAGCAGAAATACAGACAGACAGTCAAGGCAGA atTGTTAGCACGCAGGAAAAGGAGCTACCTGTTCCCTTCACCAGCCTGTTCCCACGTGCCGAGTACATCACCAGAGCCGGATGGACCAAAGACGGTCGATA tgcatgGGCGGTGTTGATGGACCGACGGCAGCAGAATCTCCAGTTGGTCCTGCTGCCTCCCGAACTCTTCATCCCAGCGCATCAGGACGAAGCCAAAAGACAGGAGAGCCTGGAGGCCCTCGGAGACTTGGTCCATCCTTTCGTCATTTACCAGGAGACCAGTGATATCTGGATCAAT GTCCATGACATTTTCCATCCTTTCATCCAAACCAATGATGATGAGATTACCTTCATCACAGTAAATGAGTCTAAAACAGGCTTCTGCCACCTGTATAAGATCACCTCAGTGATACAGCGGGGCAGATATAACTGGGCCAAAGGCTACACACACTCTGAAG ATGATTTTAAGTGTCCAGTCAAAGAGGAGGTGACAGTGACCAGTGGGGAGTGGGAGGTGCTGGCCAATCACGGCGCAAAG CGTTCATCCAGCCCTCAGATTTGGGTGGATGAAGCAGCAAAGCTGGTTTACTTTCAGGGAACCAAAGACTCTCCTCTGGAGCACCACCTCTACGTGGTGAGCTACGAATCACCGGGTGAAATTGTCCGACTCACCAAACCGGGCTTCtcccacagctgctctgtgagccAG ACCTTCGACATGTTTATTAGCCATTACAGCAGCTTGACCACTGCGCCATGTGTTCACATCTACAAGCTGACTGGCTCAGACGGCGACCCTCTGCACAAAGAGCCCGAGTTTTGGGCGAGCATGATGGAGTCTTCTG CTTTCCCACTTGATGGCAAGCCTCCAGAGATCTTTAGCTTCACAGGAAAGTCGGGCTTCGAGGTGTACGGCATGTTGTACAAACCGGAGAAGCTGGTCCCCGGAAGGAAGCATCCCACCGTCGTCTTTGTTTATGGCGGTCCTCAG gTGCAGTTAGTGAATAACTCTTATAAAGGGGTGAAGTACCTACGGCTGAGCACGCTGGCCTCTTTGGGCTACGTTGTGCTCGTTATCGATGGGCGGGGCTCCTGCCAGCGAGGCCTCAAGTTTGAAGGAGCTGTGAAGGACAAAATG GGTCAGGTGGAGATTGAAGACCAGGTGGAGGGTTTGAACTACATAGCAGACAAGTACAAGTTTGTAGACCTGAGTCGAGTTGCCATCCACGGCTGGTCGTACGGAGGCTTCCTGTCCCTCATGGGCCTCATCCACAGACCGGACGTCTTTAAG GTTGCTATCGCGGGAGCTCCAGTGACGTTGTGGATGGCCTATGACACCGGCTACACGGAGCGATATTTGGACACCCCTGAAAAAAACCAGCAGGGATACGAAGCTTGTTCTGTCGCCCTACACGTCGACAAACTGCCCAATGA GCCCAACAGGTTGCTGATCCTGCATGGATTTCTAGATGAGAACGTGCACTTTTTCCACACTAATTTCCTCGTGTCTCAACTCATCCGAGCAGGGAAGCCATACAGCCTGCAG GTGTACCCCAACGAGCGGCACAGCATCAGATGTCCAGAGTCTGGAGAGCATTATGAGATTACACTGCTGCACTTTCTCCAGCAGAACCTCTGA
- the LOC115779427 gene encoding dipeptidyl peptidase 9-like isoform X2, which yields MHRVKRPKIEDKTEDGAESVRAALAGMTGVDELSDSTEVVEMEDVSSTQFQVEKHTWDGLRKIIHNSRKNTGVVINKAPHDFQFIQKDESSPHSHRIYYLGMPYASRENALLYSDIPKKIRKDALLVLSWKPMLDHFQASPHHGCFSREEELLRERKRLGVSGITSYDYHRPSGLFLFQANSSLYYCRDGGNNSFITSPKNPTEIKSQHLGTRMDPKICPGDPSFVGFINNNDIWVTSIETGEERRLTFCHKGIDNPKEDPKSAGVATFVTQEEFDRFTGYWWCPTAREEADGGKTLQILYEEVDESEVEIIHVPSPALEERKTDVYRYPHAGSKNPDITLKIAEIQTDSQGRIVSTQEKELPVPFTSLFPRAEYITRAGWTKDGRYAWAVLMDRRQQNLQLVLLPPELFIPAHQDEAKRQESLEALGDLVHPFVIYQETSDIWINVHDIFHPFIQTNDDEITFITVNESKTGFCHLYKITSVIQRGRYNWAKGYTHSEDDFKCPVKEEVTVTSGEWEVLANHGAKRSSSPQIWVDEAAKLVYFQGTKDSPLEHHLYVVSYESPGEIVRLTKPGFSHSCSVSQTFDMFISHYSSLTTAPCVHIYKLTGSDGDPLHKEPEFWASMMESSAFPLDGKPPEIFSFTGKSGFEVYGMLYKPEKLVPGRKHPTVVFVYGGPQVQLVNNSYKGVKYLRLSTLASLGYVVLVIDGRGSCQRGLKFEGAVKDKMGQVEIEDQVEGLNYIADKYKFVDLSRVAIHGWSYGGFLSLMGLIHRPDVFKVAIAGAPVTLWMAYDTGYTERYLDTPEKNQQGYEACSVALHVDKLPNEPNRLLILHGFLDENVHFFHTNFLVSQLIRAGKPYSLQVYPNERHSIRCPESGEHYEITLLHFLQQNL from the exons ATGCACAGAGTAAAGAGGCCGAAAAttgaagacaaaacagaagACGGTGCGGAAAG CGTGAGAGCGGCACTGGCAGGCATGACCGGAGTGGACGAGCtctcagacagcacagaggtggTGGAGATGGAGGACGTGAGTTCCACCCAGTTCCAGGTGGAGAAGCATACGTGGGATGGCCTGCGGAAGATCATCCACAACAGCCGTAAAAACACCGGCGTGGTTATCAACAAGGCACCGCACGACTTCCAGTTCATCCAGAAAGATGAGAGCAGTCCGCACTCTCACCGCATCTACTACCTTG GAATGCCTTACGCCAGCAGGGAAAATGCATTACTCTACTCTGACATTCCCAAGAAGATCCGCAAAGATGCCCTGCTGGTTTTGTCATGGAAACCAATGTTGGATCACTTTCAG GCCAGCCCTCACCACGGATGCTTCTCTCGGGAAGAAGAGCTGCTGCGAGAGAGGAAGCGTTTGGGGGTGTCTGGCATCACCTCCTATGACTACCACCGACCCAGcggcctcttcctgttccagGCCAACAGCAGTCTGTACTACTGCCGTGATGGCGGGAACAACAGCTTCATT acttCTCCAAAGAATCCCACAGAGATTAAGAGCCAGCATTTGGGCACACGCATGGACCCCAAGATATGCCCCGGTGACCCCAGCTTCGTCGGCTTCATCAACAACAATGACATCTGGGTGACCAGTATAGAGActggagaagagaggagacTCACCTTCTGCCACAAAG GTATTGATAACCCCAAAGAGGATCCAAAATCTGCCGGCGTAGCCACTTTTGTCACCCAGGAAGAGTTTGATCGCTTCACTGGATACTGGTGGTGTCCAACTGCTCGTGAAG AGGCGGATGGCGGTAAAACCCTGCAGATTCTGTATGAGGAAGTGGATGAGTCTGAGGTTGAGATCATCCATGTCCCGTCTCCGGCTCTGGAAGAGCGAAAGACGGATGTCTACAGATACCCACACGCAG GCAGCAAGAATCCTGATATCACCCTCAAAATAGCAGAAATACAGACAGACAGTCAAGGCAGA atTGTTAGCACGCAGGAAAAGGAGCTACCTGTTCCCTTCACCAGCCTGTTCCCACGTGCCGAGTACATCACCAGAGCCGGATGGACCAAAGACGGTCGATA tgcatgGGCGGTGTTGATGGACCGACGGCAGCAGAATCTCCAGTTGGTCCTGCTGCCTCCCGAACTCTTCATCCCAGCGCATCAGGACGAAGCCAAAAGACAGGAGAGCCTGGAGGCCCTCGGAGACTTGGTCCATCCTTTCGTCATTTACCAGGAGACCAGTGATATCTGGATCAAT GTCCATGACATTTTCCATCCTTTCATCCAAACCAATGATGATGAGATTACCTTCATCACAGTAAATGAGTCTAAAACAGGCTTCTGCCACCTGTATAAGATCACCTCAGTGATACAGCGGGGCAGATATAACTGGGCCAAAGGCTACACACACTCTGAAG ATGATTTTAAGTGTCCAGTCAAAGAGGAGGTGACAGTGACCAGTGGGGAGTGGGAGGTGCTGGCCAATCACGGCGCAAAG CGTTCATCCAGCCCTCAGATTTGGGTGGATGAAGCAGCAAAGCTGGTTTACTTTCAGGGAACCAAAGACTCTCCTCTGGAGCACCACCTCTACGTGGTGAGCTACGAATCACCGGGTGAAATTGTCCGACTCACCAAACCGGGCTTCtcccacagctgctctgtgagccAG ACCTTCGACATGTTTATTAGCCATTACAGCAGCTTGACCACTGCGCCATGTGTTCACATCTACAAGCTGACTGGCTCAGACGGCGACCCTCTGCACAAAGAGCCCGAGTTTTGGGCGAGCATGATGGAGTCTTCTG CTTTCCCACTTGATGGCAAGCCTCCAGAGATCTTTAGCTTCACAGGAAAGTCGGGCTTCGAGGTGTACGGCATGTTGTACAAACCGGAGAAGCTGGTCCCCGGAAGGAAGCATCCCACCGTCGTCTTTGTTTATGGCGGTCCTCAG gTGCAGTTAGTGAATAACTCTTATAAAGGGGTGAAGTACCTACGGCTGAGCACGCTGGCCTCTTTGGGCTACGTTGTGCTCGTTATCGATGGGCGGGGCTCCTGCCAGCGAGGCCTCAAGTTTGAAGGAGCTGTGAAGGACAAAATG GGTCAGGTGGAGATTGAAGACCAGGTGGAGGGTTTGAACTACATAGCAGACAAGTACAAGTTTGTAGACCTGAGTCGAGTTGCCATCCACGGCTGGTCGTACGGAGGCTTCCTGTCCCTCATGGGCCTCATCCACAGACCGGACGTCTTTAAG GTTGCTATCGCGGGAGCTCCAGTGACGTTGTGGATGGCCTATGACACCGGCTACACGGAGCGATATTTGGACACCCCTGAAAAAAACCAGCAGGGATACGAAGCTTGTTCTGTCGCCCTACACGTCGACAAACTGCCCAATGA GCCCAACAGGTTGCTGATCCTGCATGGATTTCTAGATGAGAACGTGCACTTTTTCCACACTAATTTCCTCGTGTCTCAACTCATCCGAGCAGGGAAGCCATACAGCCTGCAG GTGTACCCCAACGAGCGGCACAGCATCAGATGTCCAGAGTCTGGAGAGCATTATGAGATTACACTGCTGCACTTTCTCCAGCAGAACCTCTGA
- the LOC115779427 gene encoding dipeptidyl peptidase 9-like isoform X1, protein MKKCRDVGQEQSPNPRCQVWLSLVEQLMHRVKRPKIEDKTEDGAESVRAALAGMTGVDELSDSTEVVEMEDVSSTQFQVEKHTWDGLRKIIHNSRKNTGVVINKAPHDFQFIQKDESSPHSHRIYYLGMPYASRENALLYSDIPKKIRKDALLVLSWKPMLDHFQASPHHGCFSREEELLRERKRLGVSGITSYDYHRPSGLFLFQANSSLYYCRDGGNNSFITSPKNPTEIKSQHLGTRMDPKICPGDPSFVGFINNNDIWVTSIETGEERRLTFCHKGIDNPKEDPKSAGVATFVTQEEFDRFTGYWWCPTAREEADGGKTLQILYEEVDESEVEIIHVPSPALEERKTDVYRYPHAGSKNPDITLKIAEIQTDSQGRIVSTQEKELPVPFTSLFPRAEYITRAGWTKDGRYAWAVLMDRRQQNLQLVLLPPELFIPAHQDEAKRQESLEALGDLVHPFVIYQETSDIWINVHDIFHPFIQTNDDEITFITVNESKTGFCHLYKITSVIQRGRYNWAKGYTHSEDDFKCPVKEEVTVTSGEWEVLANHGAKRSSSPQIWVDEAAKLVYFQGTKDSPLEHHLYVVSYESPGEIVRLTKPGFSHSCSVSQTFDMFISHYSSLTTAPCVHIYKLTGSDGDPLHKEPEFWASMMESSAFPLDGKPPEIFSFTGKSGFEVYGMLYKPEKLVPGRKHPTVVFVYGGPQVQLVNNSYKGVKYLRLSTLASLGYVVLVIDGRGSCQRGLKFEGAVKDKMGQVEIEDQVEGLNYIADKYKFVDLSRVAIHGWSYGGFLSLMGLIHRPDVFKVAIAGAPVTLWMAYDTGYTERYLDTPEKNQQGYEACSVALHVDKLPNEPNRLLILHGFLDENVHFFHTNFLVSQLIRAGKPYSLQVYPNERHSIRCPESGEHYEITLLHFLQQNL, encoded by the exons ATGAAGAAGTGCAGAGATGTGGGCCAAGAACAGAGCCCCAACCCCA GGTGTCAGGTCTGGCTCAGTCTGGTTGAACAGTTAATGCACAGAGTAAAGAGGCCGAAAAttgaagacaaaacagaagACGGTGCGGAAAG CGTGAGAGCGGCACTGGCAGGCATGACCGGAGTGGACGAGCtctcagacagcacagaggtggTGGAGATGGAGGACGTGAGTTCCACCCAGTTCCAGGTGGAGAAGCATACGTGGGATGGCCTGCGGAAGATCATCCACAACAGCCGTAAAAACACCGGCGTGGTTATCAACAAGGCACCGCACGACTTCCAGTTCATCCAGAAAGATGAGAGCAGTCCGCACTCTCACCGCATCTACTACCTTG GAATGCCTTACGCCAGCAGGGAAAATGCATTACTCTACTCTGACATTCCCAAGAAGATCCGCAAAGATGCCCTGCTGGTTTTGTCATGGAAACCAATGTTGGATCACTTTCAG GCCAGCCCTCACCACGGATGCTTCTCTCGGGAAGAAGAGCTGCTGCGAGAGAGGAAGCGTTTGGGGGTGTCTGGCATCACCTCCTATGACTACCACCGACCCAGcggcctcttcctgttccagGCCAACAGCAGTCTGTACTACTGCCGTGATGGCGGGAACAACAGCTTCATT acttCTCCAAAGAATCCCACAGAGATTAAGAGCCAGCATTTGGGCACACGCATGGACCCCAAGATATGCCCCGGTGACCCCAGCTTCGTCGGCTTCATCAACAACAATGACATCTGGGTGACCAGTATAGAGActggagaagagaggagacTCACCTTCTGCCACAAAG GTATTGATAACCCCAAAGAGGATCCAAAATCTGCCGGCGTAGCCACTTTTGTCACCCAGGAAGAGTTTGATCGCTTCACTGGATACTGGTGGTGTCCAACTGCTCGTGAAG AGGCGGATGGCGGTAAAACCCTGCAGATTCTGTATGAGGAAGTGGATGAGTCTGAGGTTGAGATCATCCATGTCCCGTCTCCGGCTCTGGAAGAGCGAAAGACGGATGTCTACAGATACCCACACGCAG GCAGCAAGAATCCTGATATCACCCTCAAAATAGCAGAAATACAGACAGACAGTCAAGGCAGA atTGTTAGCACGCAGGAAAAGGAGCTACCTGTTCCCTTCACCAGCCTGTTCCCACGTGCCGAGTACATCACCAGAGCCGGATGGACCAAAGACGGTCGATA tgcatgGGCGGTGTTGATGGACCGACGGCAGCAGAATCTCCAGTTGGTCCTGCTGCCTCCCGAACTCTTCATCCCAGCGCATCAGGACGAAGCCAAAAGACAGGAGAGCCTGGAGGCCCTCGGAGACTTGGTCCATCCTTTCGTCATTTACCAGGAGACCAGTGATATCTGGATCAAT GTCCATGACATTTTCCATCCTTTCATCCAAACCAATGATGATGAGATTACCTTCATCACAGTAAATGAGTCTAAAACAGGCTTCTGCCACCTGTATAAGATCACCTCAGTGATACAGCGGGGCAGATATAACTGGGCCAAAGGCTACACACACTCTGAAG ATGATTTTAAGTGTCCAGTCAAAGAGGAGGTGACAGTGACCAGTGGGGAGTGGGAGGTGCTGGCCAATCACGGCGCAAAG CGTTCATCCAGCCCTCAGATTTGGGTGGATGAAGCAGCAAAGCTGGTTTACTTTCAGGGAACCAAAGACTCTCCTCTGGAGCACCACCTCTACGTGGTGAGCTACGAATCACCGGGTGAAATTGTCCGACTCACCAAACCGGGCTTCtcccacagctgctctgtgagccAG ACCTTCGACATGTTTATTAGCCATTACAGCAGCTTGACCACTGCGCCATGTGTTCACATCTACAAGCTGACTGGCTCAGACGGCGACCCTCTGCACAAAGAGCCCGAGTTTTGGGCGAGCATGATGGAGTCTTCTG CTTTCCCACTTGATGGCAAGCCTCCAGAGATCTTTAGCTTCACAGGAAAGTCGGGCTTCGAGGTGTACGGCATGTTGTACAAACCGGAGAAGCTGGTCCCCGGAAGGAAGCATCCCACCGTCGTCTTTGTTTATGGCGGTCCTCAG gTGCAGTTAGTGAATAACTCTTATAAAGGGGTGAAGTACCTACGGCTGAGCACGCTGGCCTCTTTGGGCTACGTTGTGCTCGTTATCGATGGGCGGGGCTCCTGCCAGCGAGGCCTCAAGTTTGAAGGAGCTGTGAAGGACAAAATG GGTCAGGTGGAGATTGAAGACCAGGTGGAGGGTTTGAACTACATAGCAGACAAGTACAAGTTTGTAGACCTGAGTCGAGTTGCCATCCACGGCTGGTCGTACGGAGGCTTCCTGTCCCTCATGGGCCTCATCCACAGACCGGACGTCTTTAAG GTTGCTATCGCGGGAGCTCCAGTGACGTTGTGGATGGCCTATGACACCGGCTACACGGAGCGATATTTGGACACCCCTGAAAAAAACCAGCAGGGATACGAAGCTTGTTCTGTCGCCCTACACGTCGACAAACTGCCCAATGA GCCCAACAGGTTGCTGATCCTGCATGGATTTCTAGATGAGAACGTGCACTTTTTCCACACTAATTTCCTCGTGTCTCAACTCATCCGAGCAGGGAAGCCATACAGCCTGCAG GTGTACCCCAACGAGCGGCACAGCATCAGATGTCCAGAGTCTGGAGAGCATTATGAGATTACACTGCTGCACTTTCTCCAGCAGAACCTCTGA